In a single window of the Chitinivibrionales bacterium genome:
- a CDS encoding elongation factor P, producing MSKIARHQSARPGIIFKEETVMATPNVIKKKNVLRYKGDIFLVIECVVRTPPNNRAFAQLELRSLTTGKMIPVRCSTGEDFEMLDNRFQNLIYSYDNQGTYVFLDPETYDQHELRKEQIEDVIDFLVPNQVYEVMFVENRPFLINLPASVEMKVTEAPEAVRGNSATNVTKAITLETGLVIQAPLFVKTGDVVKISTDEKKYLGRA from the coding sequence ATGAGTAAAATCGCGCGGCACCAAAGCGCGCGGCCCGGCATTATCTTCAAGGAGGAAACCGTAATGGCCACCCCGAACGTGATCAAGAAGAAAAACGTTCTCCGCTACAAAGGCGACATATTCCTGGTGATCGAATGCGTGGTACGCACGCCGCCCAACAACCGCGCCTTCGCCCAGCTTGAGCTGCGCAGCCTCACCACGGGCAAGATGATCCCGGTGCGCTGCAGCACGGGCGAGGACTTCGAGATGCTCGACAACAGGTTCCAGAACCTGATTTACAGCTACGACAACCAGGGCACCTATGTGTTTTTAGACCCCGAGACCTACGATCAGCACGAATTGCGCAAGGAGCAGATCGAGGACGTGATCGACTTTCTCGTGCCCAACCAGGTCTATGAGGTGATGTTCGTTGAGAACCGGCCGTTTCTCATCAACCTGCCCGCGTCGGTGGAGATGAAGGTCACGGAAGCCCCCGAGGCGGTGCGCGGGAATTCGGCGACCAACGTCACCAAGGCCATCACGCTCGAAACGGGCCTGGTGATCCAGGCGCCTCTGTTCGTCAAGACCGGCGACGTGGTGAAGATAAGCACCGACGAAAAGAAATACCTCGGACGGGCGTAG
- a CDS encoding response regulator, with protein MKKILIIDDDKELREVMTTVLSTAYECRQAGSKKEGLAVLKTFTPDLVILDVMMETMNAGFDAAREIKSQKKLKNVKIMVITNVDRKTGMDFRSEAGDQAWLPVDEYYVKPIDPKELIARVQKLI; from the coding sequence ATGAAAAAAATATTGATCATCGACGACGACAAGGAACTCAGGGAAGTCATGACCACCGTGCTTTCCACCGCGTACGAATGTCGTCAGGCGGGAAGCAAAAAGGAAGGCCTTGCCGTTTTGAAAACCTTCACGCCGGATCTCGTGATCCTTGACGTGATGATGGAAACCATGAACGCCGGCTTCGACGCGGCGCGCGAGATCAAATCCCAAAAGAAATTAAAGAACGTCAAAATCATGGTGATCACCAACGTCGACCGGAAAACGGGCATGGACTTCAGGTCCGAAGCGGGCGACCAGGCCTGGCTGCCGGTGGATGAGTATTATGTGAAGCCGATTGATCCGAAGGAGTTGATAGCAAGGGTTCAGAAATTGATTTGA
- a CDS encoding putative Ig domain-containing protein — protein MKSHIAKITILHLIIAGLSFGQVYWNRDWGGWDPYPITAIVPSLDGNYIVAGNAYSSQDDILLKKISYTGDFIWTKTYGEGDTSISAGAVTSTASGDFIIVGEQRPPTSVPTNLYALRINPNGDVIWTKVYKRDNFWMMSAIMSTNDGNFIAAGNIFYGIYILKIKPDGDTMWTKTFSFQNENQVLAMTKTPEGDFILAGYITSSTNAKDVYLLKISNDGDSIWSKTYGGADYDYANAITPTPDGNFIVAGNTGSFGSYSSLYFLKIKPDGDTVWTKTYPISYGSVSASAIIPTQDGNFLAAEGPIIIKIKPNGDTIWTKAYYFRPDDAAAAMVPAQDGNFILAAFFGECSSICLLNGVLFSIIDDRYAYKNIPFSFKIPVSGDSTKYTYTPLETPAGMAVSAGGTISWTPTTDSVYMDHVEFAVSNGTTINDTLTFNIFVNNKNAAIKDPHSLKSSVNRVHVSGITVNSFSSYISFTIPNEAAALAIYDIRGNLVAELPVINNTAVWRGQIAAGRYFARAADWKKNLMRSFVVVR, from the coding sequence ATGAAATCGCATATTGCAAAAATAACGATTTTACATTTAATAATTGCCGGCCTTAGTTTTGGACAAGTTTACTGGAATAGAGATTGGGGGGGCTGGGATCCATATCCAATTACAGCAATTGTGCCTTCACTGGACGGCAATTATATCGTTGCGGGAAACGCTTATTCCTCTCAGGATGATATCCTTCTTAAGAAGATAAGTTATACAGGTGATTTTATATGGACAAAAACTTATGGGGAGGGGGACACGTCAATATCCGCTGGAGCCGTAACATCAACCGCAAGCGGGGATTTCATCATTGTTGGGGAGCAGCGGCCGCCCACGAGCGTTCCCACGAACCTCTACGCTTTAAGGATAAATCCCAATGGTGACGTTATCTGGACAAAAGTATATAAAAGAGACAATTTCTGGATGATGTCTGCAATTATGTCAACCAATGATGGAAATTTCATTGCCGCGGGGAACATTTTTTATGGAATTTATATTCTTAAAATAAAGCCTGATGGGGACACCATGTGGACGAAAACATTCTCTTTCCAAAATGAAAATCAAGTTTTGGCAATGACTAAAACGCCTGAAGGAGATTTCATTCTCGCGGGGTATATTACTTCTTCAACAAATGCAAAAGATGTCTATCTGCTGAAGATTAGCAATGATGGCGATTCGATTTGGTCGAAAACATACGGGGGAGCAGATTATGATTACGCCAATGCCATCACCCCAACCCCGGACGGGAATTTTATCGTGGCAGGGAACACAGGCTCATTTGGTTCTTATTCCAGCCTCTATTTTCTAAAAATCAAACCCGATGGGGATACGGTCTGGACAAAAACCTACCCTATTTCTTATGGTAGTGTTAGCGCCAGTGCCATTATACCAACACAAGACGGAAATTTTTTAGCAGCGGAGGGCCCCATAATAATAAAGATTAAACCCAACGGCGACACGATTTGGACTAAGGCCTATTACTTCCGACCTGATGATGCTGCCGCTGCCATGGTTCCTGCACAAGACGGAAATTTCATCCTTGCGGCATTTTTTGGAGAGTGTAGTTCCATTTGTTTGCTAAACGGTGTGCTTTTTTCCATTATAGACGACCGTTACGCCTACAAAAACATCCCCTTCTCCTTCAAAATCCCCGTCTCCGGCGACTCGACAAAATACACCTACACCCCTCTTGAAACACCAGCTGGCATGGCCGTTTCCGCCGGTGGCACCATTTCCTGGACGCCGACAACGGATTCCGTCTACATGGACCATGTAGAATTCGCCGTCTCAAACGGCACCACAATAAACGACACACTCACGTTTAACATATTCGTCAACAACAAGAACGCGGCAATCAAAGATCCCCATTCGTTAAAAAGCTCGGTTAACCGCGTGCATGTTTCCGGTATCACAGTAAATTCTTTTTCGTCATATATTTCATTTACTATTCCCAATGAAGCCGCCGCTCTTGCCATTTATGACATCCGAGGCAACCTCGTTGCAGAATTGCCCGTCATAAACAATACCGCTGTCTGGCGTGGGCAAATTGCCGCAGGGCGGTATTTCGCACGTGCGGCTGACTGGAAAAAGAATTTGATGAGATCGTTTGTGGTGGTGAGGTAA
- a CDS encoding aryl-sulfate sulfotransferase, giving the protein MKNRKKKEFIKNKSVAIRLILAALVIMTLASFGMGQSYWKRAYGGQINPPVSAIVPISNGNIINIGVSSDLFIFNIKPNGDTLWAKFYPWNFINQTGDTIVSGIYSVTPDKAGNLIALGSVVQGETEKILCLLKIDLNGNILWLKRQYGIGVTSFDFYYGITATQDGNFIVVGTNDQLNVFLLKINSDGDTIWTKTFNDSIDFGHDIVQTPDGNFLVVGSSIRKINSDGSIAWKETYQGDFFNRVLQTKDGNFIAVGSNVIKINSYGDTIWTKKSWVSNMGSANAIAATQDGNYLIVGGHVLTKFDSNGRIIWSNWIFNTPDFDLTNAINISPTADGNFIAMAYTGVNSSLVFYYNWIFSIIDDRYGYKNIPFIFKIPASSDSLAYSYTPLKVPSGMIVSKGGTISWTPATDSVYMDHVEFAVSNGSSINDTLTFNIFVNSKDIPVKQPIPISSINRACLHISNMCNLSSESIKVSYSLPKAGDVTLRVYNLNGRLQSDLVNKYQAAGNYSLGLKRGSLATGAYVVAFRAGDYHQEKIISLMR; this is encoded by the coding sequence ATGAAAAATCGGAAAAAGAAAGAATTCATAAAGAATAAATCTGTTGCGATCAGATTGATTTTAGCGGCATTGGTAATCATGACACTGGCGAGTTTCGGAATGGGGCAGAGTTACTGGAAGCGGGCATATGGAGGACAAATTAATCCACCTGTTTCGGCAATAGTGCCTATCTCTAACGGCAATATAATCAATATTGGAGTAAGTAGCGATCTCTTTATTTTTAATATCAAACCAAACGGCGATACTTTATGGGCTAAATTCTATCCATGGAACTTTATAAATCAGACAGGAGATACGATTGTTAGTGGAATATATTCCGTAACTCCAGATAAAGCTGGGAATTTAATTGCTTTAGGGTCAGTTGTTCAGGGTGAAACTGAGAAAATATTATGTCTGCTCAAAATTGATTTAAATGGCAATATTCTTTGGTTGAAAAGGCAATATGGAATAGGAGTAACTTCCTTTGATTTTTATTATGGCATAACTGCAACACAGGACGGGAATTTTATTGTAGTTGGTACAAATGATCAACTCAACGTTTTTTTATTAAAAATTAATTCTGATGGAGATACAATTTGGACGAAGACGTTTAATGACAGCATTGATTTTGGTCATGATATAGTGCAGACACCAGACGGAAATTTTCTTGTTGTTGGAAGTAGCATCAGGAAAATTAATTCGGATGGGAGTATCGCCTGGAAAGAAACATATCAAGGAGATTTTTTCAACCGCGTTCTGCAAACTAAAGATGGAAATTTTATCGCTGTGGGCAGCAATGTTATAAAAATTAATTCTTATGGAGATACAATTTGGACAAAAAAATCATGGGTCAGCAATATGGGAAGTGCGAATGCAATAGCTGCAACGCAAGATGGAAATTATTTAATCGTAGGTGGACATGTACTTACTAAATTCGATTCTAATGGGAGAATTATATGGTCTAATTGGATTTTTAATACTCCTGATTTCGACTTAACCAATGCAATTAACATTTCACCAACAGCAGATGGCAATTTTATTGCTATGGCCTATACTGGAGTCAATTCTTCTCTGGTTTTTTATTATAATTGGATTTTCTCAATTATCGACGACCGCTATGGCTATAAAAATATTCCTTTTATATTTAAAATTCCCGCTTCTAGCGATTCTCTCGCATATAGCTATACCCCTCTGAAAGTTCCTTCAGGTATGATAGTCTCTAAAGGCGGCACCATTTCCTGGACGCCAGCAACTGATTCAGTCTACATGGACCACGTAGAATTCGCAGTCTCAAACGGTTCGTCCATAAACGACACATTGACGTTTAATATTTTCGTGAACAGCAAGGACATTCCGGTAAAGCAGCCAATTCCTATTTCATCCATAAATCGTGCTTGCTTGCACATAAGCAACATGTGCAATCTTTCAAGTGAATCAATTAAAGTTTCCTACTCGCTTCCCAAAGCCGGAGATGTGACGCTGCGGGTTTATAACCTTAACGGGCGTTTGCAATCAGATCTCGTGAACAAATATCAAGCCGCGGGGAATTATTCTCTGGGGTTGAAGCGGGGCAGCCTTGCCACCGGCGCCTATGTGGTTGCATTCCGCGCCGGCGATTATCATCAGGAAAAAATTATTTCGTTGATGAGATGA
- a CDS encoding FAD-dependent oxidoreductase: MNEPLGINPDLLATLSHQLKSPVTTVESLLKTISDGFTGETNAHTLQFIAKAIAKTGEARALIADLLNYQAYSDAKKIDKEEVDIATLAAEAAASFAAEASDRGVSLRIRMPQKTAVIALANSRGLSIAFRNIIENAVKYTPADGYVLVKLAVSEKTRRAALQVTDTGYGIPKKDLGGIFSPFFRSVKHRATVPGTGLGLAIAKTIVAAHGGRISVLSKEGAGSTFKISLPYRALRAAKDAGREKKRVVIIGGVTAGPKAAARLRRLDEQCDITIIERSEFLSYSGCGLPSYISGKVQSPKALMSTADNTVRDIHFFESIKNIKIFNRTEAVAINRSKKTITVKDLAAHDARDIPYDVLVLATGADSFLPRIPGIRQKGVYSLHRMEDAEAIKSECTVGSARDVCIIGGGLIGIETAESLIEAGGRVTILEKERCILSSLFDAEFAGKIQNAFNRKGVKIITGVSIRRIAKQDGRLALATDQGRFAADLVILSTGVRPNSALAKKAGLRLSSIGAVRVNSRLVTSDKNIYAIGDCAESVNSITGRHEYWPLGSISTKMGRIAADNIAGRKSEFHGSIGTAMFQNFGLSVARTGLTLAAALAHGFLAKSVVITGLDRAHYSQNAAYVTIKIIADARTKAVLGAQAYGRGDVVRQIQVAASAITSGLTLSGVFGLDLGYAPAFNNPIGLVQTACLVLASKIDGFMNTMTLEQFDREKAGLRIIDVSPFSEHVAGALPGSINVPLENLRREGIPFDKKERCVLYSRTSSRAYEAYRFLVTKGYGRLSILEGGYVYWSE, encoded by the coding sequence ATGAACGAACCCCTCGGCATCAACCCAGACCTCCTTGCCACCCTGTCGCACCAGCTCAAGTCGCCGGTCACCACCGTCGAGTCGCTGCTGAAAACAATTTCCGACGGATTCACGGGCGAGACGAACGCGCACACGCTGCAGTTCATCGCCAAGGCCATCGCAAAGACCGGCGAGGCGCGGGCGCTCATCGCGGACCTGCTCAATTACCAGGCATATTCCGATGCCAAAAAGATCGACAAGGAGGAGGTTGACATCGCAACGCTGGCCGCGGAGGCTGCAGCGTCGTTTGCGGCCGAGGCGTCGGACAGGGGCGTGTCGCTGCGCATCAGGATGCCGCAGAAAACCGCCGTCATTGCGCTGGCGAACAGCCGCGGCCTGTCCATCGCGTTCAGGAACATCATTGAAAACGCGGTCAAATATACGCCCGCCGACGGTTACGTGCTTGTCAAGCTCGCCGTTTCTGAGAAGACCAGGCGCGCCGCGTTGCAAGTGACGGACACCGGATACGGGATACCCAAAAAGGACCTTGGCGGGATATTCAGCCCGTTTTTCCGCTCGGTCAAGCATCGCGCGACGGTGCCGGGGACCGGTCTCGGCCTTGCGATCGCAAAAACCATTGTCGCCGCCCACGGCGGCCGAATTTCCGTTTTGTCAAAAGAGGGCGCGGGCAGCACATTTAAAATCTCGCTGCCGTACCGGGCGCTGCGCGCGGCAAAAGACGCCGGCAGGGAAAAAAAGCGGGTGGTCATCATCGGAGGGGTGACCGCCGGGCCCAAGGCGGCGGCGCGCCTGCGGCGGCTCGACGAGCAATGCGACATCACCATCATCGAGCGCAGCGAGTTTCTGTCGTATTCCGGGTGCGGCCTGCCGTCATACATCAGCGGCAAGGTGCAGTCACCCAAGGCGCTCATGTCGACCGCGGACAACACCGTGCGCGACATCCACTTCTTTGAGTCCATAAAAAACATAAAAATTTTCAACCGGACCGAGGCGGTGGCGATCAACCGCAGCAAAAAGACGATCACGGTAAAAGACCTTGCCGCGCATGACGCGCGCGACATCCCCTATGACGTGCTGGTGCTCGCCACGGGCGCAGACTCGTTTCTGCCGCGTATTCCGGGCATCAGGCAGAAGGGAGTGTATTCGCTGCACCGCATGGAAGACGCCGAGGCAATTAAAAGCGAGTGCACGGTCGGAAGCGCGCGCGACGTCTGCATCATCGGCGGCGGGCTCATCGGCATTGAAACGGCGGAGTCGCTCATCGAGGCGGGCGGCCGCGTCACCATTCTCGAAAAAGAACGGTGCATTCTGTCGAGTTTGTTCGACGCCGAATTCGCGGGAAAAATCCAGAACGCCTTTAACCGGAAGGGCGTCAAGATAATCACCGGCGTTTCGATCAGGCGCATCGCGAAACAGGATGGAAGGCTCGCGCTCGCCACCGACCAGGGAAGGTTCGCCGCCGACCTTGTCATCCTGTCAACAGGCGTACGTCCGAATTCCGCGCTGGCGAAAAAAGCGGGCCTCAGGCTGAGCTCCATCGGTGCCGTCCGGGTGAACAGCAGGCTTGTCACATCGGACAAGAATATTTACGCCATCGGCGATTGTGCCGAAAGTGTGAATTCAATAACCGGAAGGCACGAATACTGGCCGCTCGGGTCCATCTCCACGAAAATGGGGCGCATCGCGGCCGACAACATCGCGGGCAGGAAATCGGAGTTCCACGGGTCCATCGGCACGGCCATGTTCCAGAATTTCGGCCTGAGCGTCGCCCGCACCGGCCTCACGCTCGCGGCCGCGCTCGCGCACGGGTTCCTCGCGAAATCGGTCGTGATCACCGGCCTTGACAGGGCCCATTATTCCCAAAACGCGGCGTACGTCACGATAAAGATCATCGCTGACGCAAGAACAAAGGCCGTGCTGGGCGCGCAGGCGTACGGCAGGGGAGACGTGGTGCGCCAGATACAGGTTGCGGCCTCGGCCATCACGAGCGGCCTTACGCTTTCCGGCGTGTTCGGCCTCGACCTCGGGTATGCGCCCGCGTTCAACAATCCCATCGGCCTCGTGCAGACCGCCTGCCTCGTGCTCGCCAGCAAAATCGACGGCTTCATGAACACCATGACGCTTGAACAGTTTGATCGCGAAAAGGCCGGCCTCCGCATCATCGACGTGTCGCCGTTTTCGGAGCACGTCGCCGGCGCCCTGCCGGGCAGCATCAACGTGCCGCTGGAAAACCTGAGGCGCGAGGGCATACCGTTTGACAAGAAGGAACGGTGCGTGCTCTACAGCAGGACGTCCTCGCGCGCGTACGAGGCCTACCGGTTCCTCGTTACAAAAGGGTACGGCCGGCTCTCTATTCTCGAGGGCGGGTATGTTTACTGGTCGGAATGA
- a CDS encoding ATP-binding protein: MRIDFCWKSLPEHWFKNPLVFMHIVSYTYNMHKYIPRYLEKEIERRLAAMPVVAILGPRQCGKTTLAKAIESRRKNTLHLDLERPSDLNRLRDPEAFFRINSEKLICLDEIQRKPNLFPLIRSIVDEQAKKGMFLILGSASPELLRQSSESLAGRIAYLELTPFSLEEVCGPAKGITRDTLWMRGGFPSSLLANNDRESIEWREDFIMTFLERDIPSLGFQTSSDQLHRFWIMASHASGSVLNLSRLGSSLGVSHNTIRSYITMMNRTFLLRELPPFSINLKKRLVKSPKLYVRDSGLFHALLKIETMNDLFGHPYYGPSWEGFVVEQIAAAVPRVQAFFYRDSNGNEIDLVLESGKNLIAVECKASTAPVAEKGFFSSCKELGITHAWIAAPVKDTYPIEKNIFVGPPEEIIHAIKSMV; this comes from the coding sequence GTGCGTATCGATTTTTGTTGGAAATCATTGCCTGAGCATTGGTTTAAAAATCCCCTTGTCTTTATGCATATTGTAAGTTATACTTACAATATGCATAAATATATTCCCCGTTACCTGGAAAAGGAAATAGAGCGGCGTCTGGCGGCTATGCCGGTTGTGGCGATTCTCGGGCCGCGTCAATGCGGCAAAACCACACTTGCAAAAGCCATTGAATCGCGTCGCAAGAACACCCTGCATTTGGACCTTGAGAGGCCTTCTGATCTTAACCGTTTGAGAGACCCGGAGGCTTTTTTCAGGATCAACTCGGAAAAATTGATTTGCCTGGATGAAATTCAGCGCAAGCCGAACCTGTTTCCTTTGATACGGAGCATTGTGGACGAGCAGGCAAAAAAAGGCATGTTTTTGATCCTCGGTTCAGCCTCGCCCGAGTTACTCAGGCAATCCTCCGAATCTCTGGCAGGCCGCATTGCCTATCTGGAGCTGACCCCGTTTTCACTCGAGGAGGTATGCGGTCCGGCAAAGGGCATAACGCGGGACACGCTTTGGATGCGCGGAGGATTTCCCAGCAGCCTGCTGGCAAACAACGATCGTGAAAGCATCGAATGGCGCGAGGATTTCATTATGACATTTCTGGAGCGGGACATCCCTTCGCTGGGTTTCCAAACCTCCTCAGACCAGCTTCACCGTTTCTGGATAATGGCCAGCCACGCCAGCGGTAGCGTACTTAATCTATCAAGGCTCGGTTCATCGCTGGGCGTGAGTCATAATACGATACGTAGCTATATAACCATGATGAACAGGACTTTCTTGCTGCGCGAACTTCCACCGTTCAGTATAAATCTTAAAAAACGCCTCGTGAAATCCCCAAAGCTCTATGTCCGCGACTCCGGCCTTTTTCATGCCCTTTTAAAGATTGAGACTATGAACGACCTTTTCGGACATCCTTATTACGGTCCGTCATGGGAGGGTTTTGTCGTGGAGCAGATAGCCGCCGCGGTTCCGCGCGTGCAGGCATTTTTTTACCGTGACAGCAACGGTAATGAAATAGACCTGGTGCTTGAATCCGGAAAAAACCTTATTGCCGTGGAGTGTAAAGCTTCAACCGCGCCGGTCGCGGAAAAAGGTTTTTTTAGCTCCTGCAAGGAGCTTGGAATCACGCACGCCTGGATTGCCGCACCGGTCAAGGATACCTATCCGATCGAAAAAAATATTTTTGTTGGACCGCCTGAAGAAATCATTCACGCCATAAAGTCAATGGTGTAA